A single window of Nocardioides kongjuensis DNA harbors:
- a CDS encoding sensor histidine kinase translates to MSRSLSPRRRVGGLVVAVVAPVLLVPALAPLRDHLNLASDVALFLVVVVASALVGGVVPALVAAVVGAGLLNFWFTRPFHTFAIHDANNVVALVAFVVVAVMVGWVVDLAARRAAAAAAAAEIEAADRIRTALLAAVGHDLRTPLAAAKASVSGLLSADVAVSRDDHDELLATADDALDRLAALVGNLLDMSRLQAGAIPVRLRPVAFGDVLASALDDLGVAPRGAVLDVPDDLPAVVTDPGLLERVLVNLLANAQRFSPPDRPPLVRAAATLQPPRLVVEVVDHGPGIRAGDEQRMFRPFQRLGDSDNATGVGLGLAVARGLADAVGGELAPGPTPGGGLTMRLTLPVEEIS, encoded by the coding sequence ATGAGCAGGAGCCTGAGCCCGCGGCGCCGGGTGGGCGGGCTCGTCGTCGCGGTCGTGGCGCCCGTGCTGCTCGTACCGGCCCTGGCGCCGCTGCGCGACCACCTCAACCTGGCCAGCGACGTCGCCCTGTTCCTGGTGGTGGTCGTCGCCTCCGCACTCGTCGGCGGCGTGGTGCCCGCGCTCGTCGCGGCCGTGGTCGGTGCCGGGCTGCTCAACTTCTGGTTCACCCGGCCCTTCCACACCTTCGCGATCCACGACGCCAACAACGTCGTGGCGCTGGTCGCGTTCGTGGTGGTCGCCGTGATGGTCGGCTGGGTGGTCGACCTGGCGGCACGGCGGGCGGCCGCCGCAGCGGCTGCTGCCGAGATCGAGGCGGCCGACCGGATCCGCACCGCCCTGCTCGCCGCGGTCGGCCACGACCTCCGCACCCCGCTCGCCGCCGCGAAGGCCTCGGTCTCCGGTCTGCTGAGTGCCGATGTCGCCGTGTCGCGCGACGACCACGACGAGCTCCTCGCCACCGCCGACGATGCCCTCGACCGGCTGGCAGCCCTCGTGGGCAACCTGCTCGACATGAGCCGCCTCCAGGCGGGGGCGATCCCGGTGCGGCTGCGGCCGGTCGCCTTCGGCGACGTGCTGGCCTCGGCGCTGGACGACCTCGGAGTCGCGCCGCGCGGTGCGGTGCTCGACGTACCCGACGACCTGCCGGCCGTCGTCACCGATCCCGGCCTGCTCGAGCGGGTGCTCGTGAACCTCCTCGCCAACGCCCAGCGGTTCAGCCCGCCGGACCGGCCACCCCTGGTGCGGGCCGCGGCGACGCTCCAGCCACCGCGGCTGGTGGTCGAGGTGGTCGACCACGGCCCGGGCATCCGCGCCGGGGACGAGCAACGGATGTTCCGGCCGTTCCAGCGCCTCGGCGACTCCGACAACGCGACGGGGGTCGGTCTCGGCCTCGCCGTCGCGCGCGGCCTGGCCGACGCCGTCGGCGGTGAGCTGGCACCGGGACCGACCCCGGGTGGTGGCCTCACCATGCGGCTCACCCTGCCCGTGGAGGAGATCTCGTGA
- a CDS encoding response regulator, whose amino-acid sequence MSKVLVVDDEPRIVRALAIHLRARGWDVVTAGDGTEALDAAARAQPDVVVLDLGLPDLDGVDVITRLRARSPVPVLVLSGRSDSVDKVDALDAGADDYVTKPFGMDELVARLRALVRRGQPDEPTTTEAVVTFGDVTVDLGATRVTVRGEEVRLTPTEWHLLEVLLRNPGQLLSQRRLLTEVWGPGYENAHGNLRLYVAQLRRKLEADPARPVHIRNEPGMGYRFEL is encoded by the coding sequence GTGAGCAAGGTGCTGGTGGTCGACGACGAGCCGCGCATCGTGCGGGCCCTCGCCATCCACCTGCGCGCACGCGGGTGGGACGTCGTCACGGCCGGGGACGGGACCGAGGCGCTCGACGCCGCGGCCCGCGCCCAACCCGACGTCGTGGTCCTGGATCTCGGGCTGCCCGACCTCGACGGGGTCGACGTGATCACCCGGCTCCGGGCACGCTCGCCGGTCCCCGTGCTCGTCCTGTCCGGGCGCTCGGACAGCGTCGACAAGGTCGATGCGCTGGACGCGGGCGCGGACGACTACGTCACCAAGCCCTTCGGCATGGACGAGCTGGTGGCGCGGCTGCGCGCCCTGGTCCGGCGCGGGCAGCCCGACGAGCCGACGACCACGGAGGCGGTCGTGACGTTCGGCGACGTCACCGTCGACCTCGGCGCCACCCGGGTCACCGTCCGCGGCGAGGAGGTCCGGCTCACGCCCACCGAGTGGCACCTGCTCGAGGTGCTGCTGCGCAACCCCGGCCAGCTGCTCAGCCAGCGCCGGCTGCTGACCGAGGTGTGGGGTCCCGGATACGAGAACGCCCACGGCAACCTGCGCCTGTACGTCGCCCAGCTGCGCCGCAAGCTCGAGGCCGACCCCGCGCGGCCGGTGCACATCCGCAACGAGCCGGGGATGGGCTACCGCTTCGAGCTGTGA
- a CDS encoding thioesterase family protein produces MGKVFECEIQARLRDINLGGHVDNVEAIRVLDEARLMFFRHARLAEGDEPRGLLRDLPKGVTELVGSQHVEYHAEMRFAAYQPFLVRIWVSHVSRSSFAVSLELRVAPDHPPAVVAETSAVFWDTAAGSSWPISDQVRAALAAYAGEPVALRPRPGH; encoded by the coding sequence GTGGGCAAGGTGTTCGAGTGCGAGATCCAGGCGCGGCTGCGCGACATCAACCTCGGCGGACACGTCGACAACGTCGAGGCGATCCGGGTGCTCGACGAGGCCCGGCTGATGTTCTTCCGCCACGCCCGCCTCGCCGAGGGTGACGAGCCCCGCGGCCTGCTCCGCGACCTGCCGAAGGGCGTGACCGAGCTGGTCGGCTCCCAGCACGTCGAGTACCACGCCGAGATGCGCTTCGCCGCCTACCAGCCCTTCCTGGTGCGGATCTGGGTCAGCCACGTCAGCCGCTCCTCGTTCGCGGTCTCGCTCGAGCTGCGGGTCGCGCCCGACCACCCGCCGGCGGTCGTCGCCGAGACGAGCGCGGTGTTCTGGGACACCGCGGCCGGGTCGTCGTGGCCGATCTCCGACCAGGTGCGCGCCGCGCTGGCGGCGTACGCCGGCGAGCCGGTGGCGCTCAGGCCCCGGCCGGGACACTGA
- a CDS encoding DUF4184 family protein: protein MPVTLAHPAAVLPLRGLGLPLSALVIGSMAPDLPVLAQTWGLYGFSHSAAGIATLDLGLSLVLLAFWDLLGRDALVDTAPCVIRDRLPARARIGRRAWLLAPLAAVVGSTTHTLWDAFTHEGRWGVRHVAWLRETHGALPGQQWAQFASGILGLLAVGWAIVHHVRRLPRSASRPRRLPALTLPAGFAAATATSLAGGVLHLDHGWHDAAFHAAVAGILALAALVGLLGLAWRIAPEVSVPAGA from the coding sequence GTGCCGGTCACCCTGGCCCATCCGGCCGCCGTACTGCCGCTGCGGGGGCTCGGGCTGCCGCTCTCGGCGCTGGTGATCGGGTCGATGGCGCCCGACCTGCCGGTGCTCGCGCAGACGTGGGGGCTCTACGGCTTCAGCCACAGCGCGGCCGGCATCGCCACTCTCGACCTCGGGCTGAGCCTGGTCCTGCTGGCCTTCTGGGACCTGCTGGGGCGCGACGCCCTCGTCGACACCGCGCCCTGCGTGATCCGTGACCGGCTCCCGGCCCGTGCCCGGATCGGACGCCGTGCCTGGCTGCTCGCCCCGCTCGCGGCGGTGGTCGGCTCGACCACGCACACGCTGTGGGACGCCTTCACCCACGAGGGACGGTGGGGTGTGCGGCACGTCGCCTGGTTGCGGGAGACGCACGGGGCCCTGCCCGGTCAGCAGTGGGCGCAGTTCGCCTCCGGCATCCTCGGCCTCCTCGCGGTGGGCTGGGCGATCGTGCACCACGTCCGCCGCCTCCCGCGCAGCGCGTCCCGTCCCCGGCGGCTGCCTGCGCTCACCTTGCCGGCGGGCTTCGCTGCAGCGACGGCGACCTCGCTCGCGGGCGGCGTGCTGCACCTCGACCACGGCTGGCACGACGCCGCGTTCCACGCCGCGGTCGCGGGGATCCTCGCCCTGGCGGCGCTGGTCGGACTGCTCGGCCTCGCCTGGCGGATCGCGCCGGAGGTCAGTGTCCCGGCCGGGGCCTGA
- a CDS encoding DUF1905 domain-containing protein → MPASPDPGFVFSGAVVEWRGPAPFVFLEVPAGTSDDIKDAARGQEYWGQVAVDVRIGDTDFRTALFPKDGRYLVPLKVAVRRAEGIEVGQELAATLDLAPRS, encoded by the coding sequence GTGCCCGCGTCCCCCGACCCCGGTTTCGTCTTCTCCGGCGCCGTTGTCGAGTGGCGCGGTCCGGCGCCCTTCGTCTTCCTCGAGGTGCCCGCTGGGACCAGCGACGACATCAAGGACGCCGCGCGCGGCCAGGAGTACTGGGGCCAGGTGGCGGTCGACGTGCGGATCGGCGACACCGACTTCCGCACCGCGCTCTTCCCGAAGGACGGGCGCTACCTGGTGCCGCTGAAGGTCGCCGTACGACGGGCCGAGGGGATCGAGGTCGGGCAGGAGCTCGCCGCGACCCTGGACCTGGCGCCGAGGTCCTGA
- a CDS encoding ankyrin repeat domain-containing protein, with translation MNRRLVVVTLPLALVLGVCGGGDPAGTADAGRPVERSVAAEPTTSPAPTGAPVPQARLDRRLRDAAWANDVARARRLIRQGADVDAKDETEQSAYLIATSEGHLDLLRLALRHGAEVNDKDSWNGTGLIRAAERGHGLVVGELLRAGIDRDHVNRIGCQAIHEAVWLGEDTASYVTTVRVLAAGGVQLDMVSPSAGLTPLQMARERGYAGLGRILSNVTTAEKPADANAALLRAARTGNADAVAVALRAGADVEARDDHQRTALLLASTYDHVAVAEVLVAMGADPDALDDRHDTPWLVTGVTGSVAMLEALLPANPDLTIENRYGGLSPIPAGERGHVDYVRRVVQTDVDIDHVNDLGWTSMLEAIILGDGSEPYQEIVRILLDAGADRSIADREGVTPLQHAEQRGYDEIADLLRR, from the coding sequence ATGAACCGTCGGCTCGTCGTCGTCACGCTCCCGCTCGCGCTCGTCCTGGGTGTGTGCGGGGGTGGAGACCCCGCCGGGACGGCGGATGCCGGTCGCCCGGTGGAGCGGTCCGTCGCGGCCGAGCCGACGACGAGCCCGGCTCCCACCGGGGCTCCCGTCCCGCAGGCCCGGCTCGACCGGCGCCTGCGGGACGCGGCCTGGGCCAACGACGTCGCCCGCGCCCGGCGGCTGATCAGGCAGGGCGCCGACGTCGACGCGAAGGACGAGACCGAGCAGTCGGCGTACCTGATCGCCACGAGCGAGGGCCACCTCGACCTGCTCCGACTGGCGCTGCGGCACGGCGCGGAGGTGAACGACAAGGACAGCTGGAACGGCACCGGCCTGATCCGCGCCGCCGAGCGCGGCCACGGTCTGGTCGTCGGCGAGCTGCTGCGCGCCGGCATCGACCGCGACCACGTCAACCGGATCGGCTGCCAGGCGATCCACGAGGCGGTCTGGCTCGGCGAGGACACGGCGTCGTACGTCACCACCGTGCGGGTGCTCGCCGCCGGCGGCGTCCAGCTCGACATGGTCTCGCCGTCGGCGGGCCTGACCCCGCTGCAGATGGCCCGCGAACGCGGGTACGCCGGACTGGGGAGGATCCTGAGCAACGTGACCACTGCCGAGAAGCCCGCCGACGCGAACGCCGCTCTGCTGCGCGCCGCCCGCACCGGGAACGCCGACGCCGTCGCCGTCGCGCTGCGCGCCGGCGCCGACGTCGAGGCCCGCGACGACCACCAGCGCACCGCGCTGCTGCTGGCCTCGACGTACGACCACGTCGCGGTCGCCGAGGTGCTCGTCGCGATGGGTGCCGACCCCGACGCCCTCGACGACCGCCACGACACCCCGTGGCTGGTGACCGGCGTGACCGGCAGCGTGGCGATGCTCGAGGCGCTGCTGCCGGCGAACCCGGACCTGACGATCGAGAACCGGTACGGCGGCCTCTCGCCGATCCCCGCCGGCGAGCGCGGCCACGTCGACTACGTCCGCCGGGTCGTGCAGACCGACGTCGACATCGACCACGTCAACGACCTCGGCTGGACCTCGATGCTGGAGGCGATCATCCTCGGCGACGGCAGCGAGCCCTACCAGGAGATCGTCCGGATCCTGCTCGACGCCGGCGCCGACCGGTCCATCGCCGACCGTGAGGGCGTCACGCCGCTGCAGCACGCCGAGCAGCGGGGGTACGACGAGATCGCGGACCTGCTGCGCCGCTGA
- a CDS encoding SMP-30/gluconolactonase/LRE family protein: MNRTTIASTLLAATAVSTLGAAFGTATPAFADKDRDNGHAAVYNLHGDAVDASNPAGSKFEGIGADEKRGRFYVSEVTGGEIHRGRAGVSWTQEWLAGNGTDGRYTARGVTVDDKGRVYIAGGPNGINDAGANGIGNPGTDNPTRPDLWVYSKKGDLLAALQIPGKPVFLNDVAIGPDGAAYFTNSKAAEVYKVDKGRNGWRVRLFADASATIATQAGFNLGGIVVTEDQKALVVAQGNTGALWRFSLGTGKVSAVRTGGADLTDADGLVLQGNRLTVVRNFKKQIATLRLSADGRKAKLVRQAASSPDRVLTTAKEFRGEVLYVDSKFDEPVASGPYEVIADPTR, from the coding sequence ATGAACCGCACGACCATCGCCAGCACGCTGCTCGCCGCCACCGCGGTCAGCACCCTCGGTGCCGCGTTCGGCACCGCGACCCCGGCCTTCGCCGACAAGGACCGCGACAACGGCCACGCCGCTGTCTACAACCTGCACGGTGACGCCGTCGACGCGAGCAACCCGGCCGGCTCCAAGTTCGAGGGCATCGGGGCGGACGAGAAGCGCGGCCGGTTCTACGTCAGCGAGGTCACCGGCGGCGAGATCCACCGTGGCAGGGCCGGTGTCTCCTGGACCCAGGAGTGGCTCGCCGGCAACGGCACCGACGGCCGCTACACCGCGCGTGGCGTGACGGTCGACGACAAGGGCCGCGTCTACATCGCCGGCGGCCCCAACGGCATCAACGACGCCGGCGCCAACGGCATCGGAAACCCCGGCACCGACAACCCGACCCGCCCCGACCTGTGGGTCTACTCCAAGAAGGGCGACCTGCTCGCTGCCCTCCAGATCCCCGGCAAGCCCGTCTTCCTCAACGACGTGGCGATCGGCCCCGACGGTGCGGCGTACTTCACCAACTCCAAGGCCGCCGAGGTCTACAAGGTCGACAAGGGCCGCAACGGCTGGCGGGTGCGCCTGTTCGCCGACGCGAGCGCCACCATCGCCACGCAGGCCGGCTTCAACCTCGGTGGCATCGTCGTGACCGAGGACCAGAAGGCGCTCGTCGTCGCGCAGGGCAACACCGGCGCGCTGTGGCGCTTCTCGCTCGGGACCGGCAAGGTCAGCGCGGTGAGGACCGGTGGTGCCGACCTCACCGACGCCGACGGCCTGGTCCTGCAGGGCAACCGCCTCACCGTGGTCCGCAACTTCAAGAAGCAGATCGCGACCCTGCGCCTGTCCGCCGACGGCCGCAAGGCCAAGCTGGTCCGCCAGGCCGCCTCCTCGCCCGACCGCGTGCTGACCACCGCCAAGGAGTTCCGCGGCGAGGTCCTGTACGTCGACAGCAAGTTCGACGAGCCGGTCGCCTCGGGCCCCTACGAGGTCATCGCGGACCCGACGCGATGA
- a CDS encoding sensor histidine kinase codes for MSLPSLSHRPSVSLGLRRPGEHGILAPAGRLDRWLLGVLVVMLVTCAVRYVDRHALDATGVAVLAGAFVLGLAYATRGLLADRSWWPTAWVSGMVVLWGALTAVAPSFAWCAVPVAFAVMRVLPFPWAVGTVVLMTVLLTAAWQRITDGFDPVQVAGPIGVGLVTVLAYRALDNESRARQDLLDRLLEAQAELAEEQHRTGALAERTRLSREIHDSVGQGLSSINLLLQAAEQSWSAQPATAREHVRTAAATARDGLDEVRRVVRDLAPADLAGDVTGHALPDALRLAADQWAQASPGTRVEVRVDGEPVVVPPDVAAALVRTARGALANVREHAEARRVALTLTYHLDEVVLDVRDDGRGFDPAQVRAVGTRGRGLAGVRDRAEALGGRADVESAPGEGTTVSVRFPVTQAKEER; via the coding sequence ATGTCCCTGCCCTCCCTGTCCCACCGACCCTCGGTCTCGCTCGGCCTGCGCCGGCCCGGCGAGCACGGCATCCTCGCGCCCGCCGGCCGCCTCGACCGCTGGCTGCTGGGGGTGCTCGTGGTCATGCTCGTGACCTGCGCGGTGCGCTACGTCGACCGGCACGCCCTCGACGCGACCGGCGTCGCCGTGCTGGCCGGTGCGTTCGTGCTCGGCCTGGCCTACGCGACCCGGGGGCTGCTGGCCGACCGCAGCTGGTGGCCGACGGCCTGGGTGAGCGGCATGGTGGTGCTGTGGGGCGCGTTGACCGCGGTGGCGCCGTCGTTCGCGTGGTGCGCCGTCCCGGTCGCGTTCGCGGTGATGCGGGTGCTCCCGTTCCCCTGGGCGGTCGGCACGGTCGTGCTGATGACGGTCCTGCTGACCGCCGCCTGGCAGCGGATCACCGACGGCTTCGACCCGGTCCAGGTCGCCGGCCCGATCGGCGTCGGCCTGGTCACCGTGCTCGCCTACCGTGCGCTCGACAACGAGTCGCGAGCACGCCAGGACCTGCTCGACCGGCTGCTCGAGGCGCAGGCCGAGCTCGCCGAGGAGCAGCACCGCACCGGCGCCCTCGCCGAGCGGACCCGCCTGTCCCGCGAGATCCACGACTCCGTGGGTCAGGGCCTCTCGAGCATCAACCTGCTCCTCCAGGCCGCCGAGCAGTCCTGGTCCGCGCAGCCCGCGACCGCCCGCGAGCACGTCCGGACCGCCGCGGCCACGGCCCGTGACGGCCTCGACGAGGTACGCCGCGTCGTACGCGACCTCGCGCCTGCCGACCTCGCCGGCGACGTCACCGGTCACGCGCTTCCCGACGCGCTGCGCCTCGCCGCCGACCAGTGGGCCCAGGCCTCCCCCGGCACGCGGGTCGAGGTCCGCGTCGACGGCGAGCCGGTCGTCGTCCCCCCGGACGTGGCGGCGGCCCTGGTCCGCACCGCCCGCGGGGCGCTGGCCAACGTGCGCGAGCACGCCGAGGCCCGGCGCGTGGCACTCACTCTCACCTACCACCTCGACGAGGTGGTCCTCGACGTCCGCGACGACGGTCGTGGCTTCGACCCCGCACAGGTGCGTGCCGTGGGGACGCGCGGCCGCGGTCTCGCCGGCGTCCGCGACCGGGCGGAGGCCCTCGGCGGACGCGCCGACGTCGAGAGCGCCCCGGGCGAGGGCACGACCGTGTCCGTCCGCTTCCCCGTGACCCAGGCCAAGGAGGAGCGATGA
- a CDS encoding response regulator, with product MIRIVLVDDHPVIRAGLRALVEGQEDLSVVGEADGLDRAVAVVGADQPDVVLMDLSLGDGEAGGAEVTAALRALDPPPEVLVLTTYDTESDILRALEAGARGYLLKDAPPDELFAGIRATARGETVLAPSVAATLVRRTTPGAVTITEREVEVLELLSRGLGNKEMARELFVSEATVKSHLSHIYTKLGVDTRAGAVAAAIERRIIRA from the coding sequence ATGATCCGGATCGTGCTGGTCGACGACCACCCGGTCATCCGGGCCGGGCTGCGTGCGCTGGTCGAGGGACAGGAGGACCTGTCCGTGGTCGGCGAGGCGGACGGGCTCGACCGCGCGGTCGCGGTGGTCGGCGCCGACCAGCCCGACGTCGTTCTGATGGACCTCAGCCTCGGCGACGGCGAGGCCGGCGGTGCCGAGGTCACCGCCGCGTTGCGGGCGCTGGACCCGCCGCCGGAGGTGCTCGTCCTGACGACGTACGACACCGAGTCCGACATCCTGCGCGCGCTCGAGGCCGGCGCCCGCGGCTACCTGCTCAAGGACGCCCCGCCCGACGAGCTGTTCGCCGGCATCCGCGCCACCGCCCGCGGCGAGACCGTCCTCGCGCCGTCGGTCGCCGCGACGCTCGTGCGCCGCACGACGCCCGGCGCGGTCACCATCACCGAGCGCGAGGTCGAGGTGCTCGAGCTGCTCTCCCGCGGCCTCGGCAACAAGGAGATGGCGCGTGAGCTGTTCGTCTCCGAGGCCACGGTCAAGTCGCACCTGTCGCACATCTACACCAAGCTCGGCGTCGACACCCGCGCCGGCGCGGTCGCCGCGGCCATCGAGCGGCGGATCATCCGCGCCTGA
- a CDS encoding NAD(P)/FAD-dependent oxidoreductase: MNVVVIGGGLAAASAAAELREQGHTGDIVVVGGEPHPPYERPPLSKGLLLGSSQPQEASVHPPEWYDEHQVDLRTGTVATGLDLDRRRVRLESGELPYDRLLLATGATPRHLPMADASRAPVVHLRTLDDALALRERLTEGARIAIIGAGWIGLEVASAARQRGASVTVLESAPLPLQRVLGDEVATVFADLHREHGVDLRLGAQVVGIEDEHGEAVVHVEGSGPVVADLLLVAVGVSPTDELAARAGLAVDNGVLVDAWLRTPDPHVLAAGDVANHDHPTLGTHVRVEHWDTAIHHGRHAARVMLGSDEPYTRLPYFFTDQYDLGMEYVGHVAGGAGHDLVVRGDLAGRQASVLWLQEDRVVAGMHLNDWDAIGPLRAVVGRQVTDAVRDPAVPLADLV; the protein is encoded by the coding sequence ATGAACGTCGTGGTGATCGGCGGCGGGCTCGCCGCGGCCAGCGCAGCCGCAGAGCTGCGCGAGCAGGGGCACACCGGCGACATCGTCGTGGTGGGAGGCGAGCCGCACCCGCCGTACGAGCGGCCGCCGCTGTCCAAGGGCCTCCTGCTCGGCTCCTCGCAGCCGCAGGAGGCGTCCGTGCACCCGCCGGAGTGGTACGACGAGCACCAGGTCGACCTCCGCACGGGCACCGTCGCGACCGGGCTCGACCTCGACCGGCGGCGGGTGCGGCTCGAGTCGGGTGAGCTGCCCTACGACCGGCTGCTGCTCGCCACCGGCGCCACCCCGCGCCACCTGCCGATGGCCGACGCGTCGCGTGCGCCGGTGGTCCACCTGCGCACCCTCGACGACGCCCTCGCCCTGCGCGAGCGGCTGACGGAGGGCGCGCGGATCGCGATCATCGGCGCCGGCTGGATCGGTCTCGAGGTCGCCTCGGCCGCCCGCCAACGGGGCGCGTCGGTGACCGTCCTCGAGTCGGCGCCGCTGCCGCTGCAGCGGGTGCTCGGTGACGAGGTCGCGACCGTCTTCGCCGACCTGCACCGCGAGCACGGCGTCGACCTGCGGCTGGGCGCCCAGGTCGTCGGCATCGAGGACGAGCACGGCGAGGCCGTCGTCCACGTCGAGGGCTCCGGCCCCGTGGTCGCCGACCTGCTCCTGGTCGCCGTCGGCGTCTCCCCGACCGACGAGCTCGCGGCCCGGGCCGGCCTGGCCGTCGACAACGGCGTCCTCGTCGACGCCTGGCTGCGTACCCCCGACCCCCACGTCCTCGCCGCGGGCGACGTCGCCAACCACGACCACCCCACGCTCGGCACCCACGTCCGCGTCGAGCACTGGGACACCGCCATCCACCACGGCCGCCACGCCGCGCGGGTGATGCTCGGCAGCGACGAGCCGTACACGAGGCTGCCGTACTTCTTCACCGACCAGTACGACCTCGGGATGGAGTACGTCGGCCACGTCGCCGGGGGAGCCGGCCACGACCTCGTGGTCCGCGGCGACCTCGCCGGCCGCCAGGCGAGCGTGCTGTGGCTGCAGGAGGACCGCGTGGTCGCCGGGATGCACCTCAACGACTGGGACGCGATCGGTCCCCTGCGCGCGGTGGTCGGCCGGCAGGTCACCGACGCGGTCCGGGACCCGGCCGTGCCGCTCGCCGACCTGGTCTGA